The Arachis ipaensis cultivar K30076 chromosome B07, Araip1.1, whole genome shotgun sequence genome includes a window with the following:
- the LOC107606604 gene encoding uncharacterized protein LOC107606604, with product MAALYQFLLRGERENYTIMTALLLRIWEEEIGGSDFKQKEEGTQIEPTDLCEREIQFTSNRIHRFVGAQFYKTESAILLQTYEGVQFVCENLLDVVIPFTLSFEELKGVICEKIDSQRSRRVSCILYRYPLSVFGGFVQFQTKYVMDEASMHEMFSMYIENRHRMSCIELYVEFEQSEADRNIELEDYNSESEDEFESNYEIVGPGEDEDEAGGAMNADVAEVANALANPHPFQEPSFMRLLDLEAMHAPEFLQYINDLFLLMFATLPVVADGEFAVGMEFSSKEVVIKAMKDYTIRRGVDYRVYESEPMTFFAKCTEYGNGCDWLIRVTKMQKKYCWEIRRYNGSHTCTRSTTSQDHSKLDSKTVAEAIKPLVEVDPSIKVKSVIAEVQSKFNYTISYRKAWLAKQQAVESIFGGWEASYEALPIWFEAMCHKEPSAVVHFETMPAYQGDDLVPDIRVLHRVFWSYYPCIRAFRHCKPVVQVDETHLYGKCKGCLLVAVSQDGNNIVPIAFAIVEGETSDAWYFFLSNLRQHVVTCDGVGLISDRHDSIRSAIERSNGVWSTLRAFHMFCIWHIESNFLRKFKAPYLQKLIVNIGYSRTIREYQMRYERLKEQGEAYTNWLDRIPREQYALAFDGGYRWGHMTTNLVECINSVLKGARNLPVTALVKATFYRLNELFTRISSKVVTFTFFTCGRTYENTTNVGCYYSNGNSICNTNTSSP from the exons ATGGCGGCACTGTACCAGTTTTTGCTTCGAGGAGAGA GGGAGAATTACACTATTATGACTGCATTGCTTTTAAGAATTTGGGAGGAAGAAATCGGTGGATCCGATTTCAAGCAGAAAGAGGAAGGAACACAAATCGAACCCACCGATTTGTGTGAAAGAGAGATTCAGTTTACATCAAATCGGATCCACCGATTTGTGGGAGCCCAATTTTATAAAACGGAGAGTGCA ATTTTGTTGCAAACATATGAAGGAGTTCAATTTGTGTGTGAAAATCTATTAGATGTTGTTATTCCGTTCACATTGTCATTTGAGGAATTgaaaggtgtgatttgtgagaagatagattctcAAAGATCTAGGAGAGTATCGTGTATTTTGTACAGGTATCCTTTATCTGTGTTTGGTGGGTTTGTTCAATTTCAGACCAAGTACGTGATGGATGAAGCGAGTATGCATgaaatgttttcaatgtatatagAAAATCGCCATCGAATGTCGTGcatcgagttgtatgttgagtttgagcaATCTGAAGCGGACCGTAACATTGAATtggaagattataatagtgaaagcgaggatgaatttgaaagtaactaTGAGATCGTTGGTCCAGGTGAAGACGAAGATGAAGCTGGCGGCGCTATGAACGCAGATGTGGCGGAAGTTGCAAATGCACTAGCAAACCCGCATCCGTTTCAGGAGCCTTCTTTCATGCGGTTGTTGGATTTGGAGGCTATGCACGCACCGGAGTTTTTGCAATATATAAAT GATTTATTTCTTTTGATGTTTGCAACGCTTCCTGTTGTAGCGGATGGTGAGTTCGCAGTGGGGATGGAATTCAGTTCAAAGGAGGTAGTAATCAAGGCAatgaaagattataccatccGGAGAGGTGTAGACTATCGAGTATATGAGTCGGAACCGATGACATTCTTTGCCAAATGTACAGAATATGGCAATGGTTGTGACTGGTTGATCAGGGTTACCAAAATGCAAAAGAAGTACTGTTGGGAGATAAGGAGGTACAATGGAAGTCACACTTGTACTAGGTCTACTACTTCGCAAGACCATTCGAAGCTGGATTCCAAGACAGTTGCAGAAGCAATTAAGCCATTGGTAGAGGTTGACCCATCTATAAAGGTGAAATCAGTCATTGCTGAAGTCCAGTCAAAGTTTAACTACACCATCAGTTATCGCAAGGCTTGGTTAGCAAAGCAGCAGGCGGTGGAATCAATTTTTGGAGGTTGGGAAGCATCATATGAAGCTTTGcccatatggtttgaggccatgtgtcacaaGGAGCCATCAGCAGTGGTTCACTTTGAAACAATGCCTGCTTACCAGGGGGATGATTTGGTTCCTGATATACGTGTACTGCATAgagtcttctggagttattacccttGTATAAGGGCCTTCAGACACTGCAAGCCAGTGGTGCAGGTGGACGAAACTCATTTGTATGGAAAATGCAAAGGTTGTTTATTGGTTGCAGTCTCACAAGATGGTAATAACATCGTGCCTATTGCATTCGCCatagtggagggagagacttctgatgcatGGTACTTTTTCTTGAGTAACTTACGTCAACATGTGGTGACATGTGATGGTGTGGGACTTATCTCTGATCGACACGATTCTATTAGGTCAGCTATTGAGAGAAGTAATGGGGTTTGGTCTACGCTTAGAGCATTCCATATGTTTTGTATCTGGCATATTGAGTCCAACTTCTTGAGGAAGTTCAAGGCACCTTACTTGCAGAAGCTCATCGTCAACATTG GATACTCGAGGACGATCAGGGAGTACCAGATGCGCTATGAACGATTAAAGGAACAGGGTGAGGCTTACACCAACTGGCTTGATCGAATCCCACGTGAGCAATATGCTTTGGCATTTGATGGTGGATACCGATGGGGTCATATGACCACCAATCTTGTGGAGTGCATCAATTCCGTCTTAAAGGGTGCACGCAATCTCCCGGTGACTGCGCTTGTTAAGGCTACATTTTACAGACTGAATGAGTTGTTCACTAGGATCAGCTCTAAGGTTGTAACCTTTACCTTTTTCACTTGTGGCCGTACCTATGAAAACACAACAAATGTTGGATGCTATTACTCAAATGGCAATTCAATATGTAATACAAATACAAGTTCACCATGA